Proteins encoded by one window of Lathyrus oleraceus cultivar Zhongwan6 chromosome 1, CAAS_Psat_ZW6_1.0, whole genome shotgun sequence:
- the LOC127107357 gene encoding secreted RxLR effector protein 161-like has translation MSEPMVSHMKAARRILRYLKGSINYGILFRRDSGSKKYMVTCYSDADWCGDKKDRRGTTGYFFQVFGTPISWLSRKQHVMTLPSCEDEYIAGSYAAFQAIWIRYVLEEIEVKVKKPPVLQIDSKSTINLPKNPVLHGRNKLIEARFHFLREKVNRGAPLLK, from the coding sequence ATGAGTGAACCAATGGTGTCGCATATGAAGGCTGCAAGAAGAATCctgagatacttaaaaggatcgaTAAACTATGGAATTCTATTTAGACGAGACTCTGGAAGCAAAAAATATATGGTTACTTGTTATTCAGATgctgattggtgtggagataagAAAGATCGAAGAGGCACAACTGgttatttctttcaagtatttggCACCCCAATCTCATGGCTCTCGAGAAAGCAACATGTGATGACATTGCCATCGTGTGAGGATGAATATATAGCAGGATCCTATGCTGCATTTCAAGCAATCTGGATTAGATATGTGCTGGAAGAGATTGAGGTCAAAGTGAAGAAACCTCCAGTGCTGCAAATCGACAGCAAGTCAACCATAAATCTTCCAAAGAATCCAGTTTTGCATGGAAGGAATAAGCTTATTGAAGCTAGATTTCACTTCTTAAGGGAGAAGGTAAATCGAGGTGCACCATTGCTCAAGTGA